A single window of Hyla sarda isolate aHylSar1 chromosome 2, aHylSar1.hap1, whole genome shotgun sequence DNA harbors:
- the LOC130357301 gene encoding leukocyte cysteine proteinase inhibitor 1-like has translation MDGVKYKCGVIDPPVLCGAASEEKPADPEVQAVVDSVKTAFEAQSGVNAAQFTVVKYASQCVAGTNYFVKVSLGGNQFCHLRIYEPLPHTREPPRLDRFLLKMTEEDPVVHF, from the exons ATGGATGGAGTGAAGTATAAATGTGGGGTCATTGACCCTCCAGTCCTATGCGGGGCAGCGAGTGAAGAGAAGCCCGCCGACCCTGAGGTACAAGCTGTGGTCGACTCG GTAAAAACCGCGTTTGAGGCTCAATCCGGGGTCAATGCCGCACAGTTTACAGTCGTCAAATACGCAAGTCAATGCGTCGCTGGAACAAATTACTTTGTCAAG GTTTCGCTGGGAGGAAATCAGTTCTGTCATCTGAGAATATACGAACCTCTACCTCATACGCGAGAGCCCCCGAGGCTGGATAGGTTCCTGTTGAAGATGACCGAGGAAGATCCAGTTGTGCATTTTTAG